One window from the genome of Actinomycetes bacterium encodes:
- a CDS encoding AzlD domain-containing protein: protein MSDGATLWVAILVTAAGCYGLKLLGLLAPARLLEHPLAARVSALLPVSLLAALAAVQTFATGTELVVDARVAGVGAAVVAIVLRAPFLVVVGVAALTAALVRLVAG, encoded by the coding sequence ATGAGCGACGGCGCAACCCTCTGGGTCGCCATCCTGGTGACCGCGGCCGGCTGCTACGGCCTCAAGCTGCTCGGCCTGCTCGCTCCGGCCCGGCTGCTGGAGCACCCGCTGGCCGCCCGGGTGTCCGCCCTGCTGCCGGTGTCGCTGCTCGCCGCCCTGGCAGCGGTGCAGACGTTCGCCACCGGGACCGAGCTGGTCGTGGACGCCCGGGTCGCCGGCGTCGGTGCGGCGGTGGTGGCGATCGTGCTGCGCGCGCCGTTCCTCGTGGTGGTCGGGGTCGCCGCCCTCACCGCCGCCCTGGTCCGGCTCGTCGCCGGGTGA
- a CDS encoding AzlC family ABC transporter permease — MSTEPTEPTEPTEPTEASWRTVRASVVRTGLGVGVASGAYALSIGALGVAAGLSIVQTCALSVLVFTGGSQFAFVGVVAGGGSPMSGAASAVLLGARNGLYGVRLVPLLRVSGGRRLVAAQLTIDESTAVALANEDRGRRAGQLGFWVTGLAIFLLWNLGTLVGAVVGSAVGDPRDYGLDAAAPAAFLALLAPRLRGPTEWTAAVLAAAVALVAVPLVPAGLPVLVAAGVPVVMVLRHREQPYVDASERDHHGAPEGSEAPEGHRPAEEGGR, encoded by the coding sequence GTGAGCACCGAGCCGACCGAGCCGACCGAGCCGACCGAGCCGACCGAAGCCTCTTGGCGCACGGTGCGCGCGTCGGTGGTGCGCACCGGGCTCGGCGTCGGCGTGGCCTCCGGCGCCTATGCGCTGTCCATCGGCGCGCTCGGCGTCGCGGCCGGGCTGAGCATCGTCCAGACCTGTGCGCTGTCGGTGCTCGTCTTCACCGGCGGTTCGCAGTTCGCCTTCGTCGGCGTCGTGGCCGGCGGCGGCAGCCCGATGTCCGGCGCCGCCTCGGCGGTCCTGCTGGGTGCGCGGAACGGCCTGTACGGCGTCCGGCTGGTCCCGCTGCTCCGAGTCAGCGGCGGTCGCCGGCTGGTCGCTGCCCAGCTGACCATCGACGAGTCGACCGCCGTCGCCCTCGCCAACGAGGACCGTGGCCGCCGGGCCGGGCAGCTGGGCTTCTGGGTCACCGGGCTGGCGATCTTCCTGCTGTGGAACCTCGGCACGCTGGTCGGGGCGGTCGTCGGGTCGGCGGTGGGCGACCCGCGGGACTACGGGCTGGACGCCGCGGCTCCGGCGGCGTTCCTCGCGCTGCTCGCCCCGCGGCTGCGCGGCCCCACCGAGTGGACCGCGGCTGTGCTGGCCGCGGCGGTGGCGCTCGTCGCCGTGCCGCTGGTGCCGGCCGGGCTGCCGGTGCTGGTCGCCGCCGGCGTGCCGGTCGTCATGGTGCTGCGGCACCGCGAGCAGCCGTACGTCGACGCGTCGGAGCGGGACCACCACGGGGCGCCCGAGGGGTCCGAGGCGCCCGAGGGGCACCGACCTGCTGAGGAGGGTGGGCGATGA
- a CDS encoding GNAT family N-acetyltransferase, whose product MADASVRRAVTGDATGIARVQGAVWAHVYADVLPAEILAEVAGQEGVDTWAAAIASPPAERNRLLVALDDVRLVGVSALSPATDPDLVPRLDAELHVFCVDPDEEGRGHGSRLLNASADVMRELGFSHLHVWLGEPERGLWTFLEGAGWAPDGAVRTLDLRGDSAVVVEQVRLRTSLEDA is encoded by the coding sequence ATGGCCGACGCGAGCGTGCGCCGGGCGGTGACCGGGGACGCGACGGGGATCGCCCGGGTGCAGGGCGCCGTGTGGGCCCACGTCTACGCCGACGTCCTGCCGGCCGAGATCCTGGCGGAGGTGGCCGGCCAGGAGGGCGTCGACACCTGGGCCGCCGCCATCGCGAGCCCGCCCGCCGAGCGGAACCGCCTGCTGGTCGCGCTGGACGACGTACGCCTGGTCGGGGTGTCTGCTCTGTCACCGGCCACCGACCCGGACCTCGTCCCCCGCCTTGATGCGGAGCTGCACGTCTTCTGCGTGGATCCCGACGAGGAGGGCCGCGGGCACGGCAGCCGGTTGCTCAACGCCTCCGCCGACGTGATGCGCGAGCTGGGGTTCAGCCACCTGCACGTCTGGCTCGGCGAGCCGGAGCGGGGGCTGTGGACCTTCCTCGAGGGGGCCGGCTGGGCACCCGATGGCGCCGTCCGGACGCTCGACCTGCGCGGCGACTCCGCGGTCGTCGTCGAGCAGGTGCGGCTGCGGACCTCCCTCGAGGACGCGTGA
- a CDS encoding thymidylate synthase, whose translation MRAVEAPVDTQYEDLLRHVLETGTAKSDRTGTGARSVFGHQMRYDLSAGFPLITTKRVHLKSIVHELLWFLRGDSNVRWLQERGVTIWDEWARPDGELGPVYGVQWRSWPTPDGGHVDQISNVLDQLRTDPDSRRMIVSAWNVAEVPQMALPPCHLLFQFYVADGRLSCQLYQRSADLFLGVPFNIASYALLTHMVAQQVGIDVGDFVWTGGDCHIYDNHVEQVRVQLSRAAYPFPELRLKPAPSLFDHTYEDVEVLGYQHHPALRAPVAV comes from the coding sequence ATGCGAGCCGTGGAGGCACCCGTGGACACCCAGTACGAAGACCTCCTGCGCCACGTCCTGGAGACCGGCACCGCCAAGTCCGACCGCACCGGCACCGGTGCCCGCTCGGTGTTCGGCCACCAGATGCGCTACGACCTGTCGGCCGGCTTCCCGCTGATCACGACCAAGCGGGTGCACCTCAAGTCGATCGTCCACGAGCTGCTGTGGTTCCTGCGCGGCGACTCCAACGTGCGCTGGCTGCAGGAGCGCGGCGTCACCATCTGGGACGAGTGGGCGCGGCCCGACGGCGAGCTCGGCCCGGTCTACGGCGTGCAGTGGCGGTCCTGGCCGACCCCCGACGGCGGCCACGTCGACCAGATCAGCAACGTGCTCGACCAGCTGCGCACCGACCCCGACTCGCGGCGGATGATCGTGTCGGCCTGGAACGTCGCCGAGGTCCCGCAGATGGCGCTGCCGCCGTGCCACCTCCTCTTCCAGTTCTACGTCGCCGACGGGCGGCTGTCCTGCCAGCTCTACCAGCGCAGCGCCGACCTGTTCCTGGGCGTGCCGTTCAACATCGCGAGCTACGCGCTGCTGACCCACATGGTCGCCCAGCAGGTGGGCATCGACGTCGGCGACTTCGTGTGGACCGGCGGCGACTGCCACATCTACGACAACCACGTCGAGCAGGTCCGGGTGCAGCTGTCGCGGGCGGCCTACCCGTTCCCGGAGCTGCGGCTGAAGCCGGCGCCCTCGCTCTTCGACCACACCTACGAGGACGTCGAGGTCCTCGGCTACCAGCACCACCCGGCGCTGCGCGCGCCGGTCGCGGTCTGA
- a CDS encoding dihydrofolate reductase, which yields MAVGLVWAQARGGVIGVDGGLPWHLPEDLARFRALTIGGTVVMGRATWESLPAAVRPLSGRRNVVLSRRSGFLAPGATVAASLEQALAAATGDVWVIGGASVYRAAMPLADVAVVTEIDAAYDGDTLAPEPGPDWEPVEREPAEGWLESRTGLRYRVTRMVRRTAQRKV from the coding sequence GTGGCCGTCGGCCTGGTCTGGGCACAGGCCCGGGGCGGCGTGATCGGGGTCGACGGCGGCCTGCCCTGGCACCTGCCCGAGGACCTCGCCCGCTTCCGGGCGCTGACCATCGGCGGCACCGTCGTCATGGGGCGGGCCACCTGGGAGTCGCTGCCCGCCGCGGTCCGTCCGCTGAGCGGCCGGCGCAACGTCGTGCTCAGCCGCCGGTCCGGGTTCCTGGCCCCCGGCGCGACGGTCGCGGCCTCCCTCGAGCAGGCCCTGGCCGCCGCGACCGGCGACGTGTGGGTGATCGGCGGGGCGAGCGTCTACCGGGCCGCCATGCCTCTGGCCGACGTCGCGGTCGTCACGGAGATCGACGCGGCGTACGACGGGGACACCCTGGCCCCGGAGCCCGGCCCCGACTGGGAGCCGGTCGAGCGCGAGCCGGCCGAGGGCTGGCTGGAGTCGCGGACCGGCCTGCGCTACCGCGTCACCCGCATGGTCCGCCGGACGGCCCAGCGGAAGGTGTAA
- the dapA gene encoding 4-hydroxy-tetrahydrodipicolinate synthase: protein MTSAADAFGRVLTAMVTPFRSDGSLDLDAAQALAAHLVDHGHDGLVVSGTTGESPTTSDDEKDRLLRAVLEAVGGRARVVAGTGTNDTHHTVELSRAAEKAGAHGCLVVTPYYNKPPQAALVAHFRATADAVGIPVILYDIPGRTGTPIEYDSLVALAGHERILAVKDAKGDLFEGSRVMAETGLAYYSGDDPMNLAWLTYGGTGVISVVGHLYGDDYTAMVAAVDRGDLAGALEIHRRLIPAVRAIMDKSSQGAIRAKAALQSAGLIPERTVRPPLLPAGDDDVTRLATALAAVRSAS from the coding sequence ATGACGAGCGCGGCGGACGCCTTCGGGCGGGTCCTGACGGCGATGGTCACCCCCTTCCGGTCCGACGGGTCGCTGGACCTCGACGCCGCCCAGGCGCTGGCCGCCCACCTGGTCGACCACGGGCACGACGGGCTGGTGGTCAGCGGGACGACGGGGGAGTCGCCCACGACCAGCGACGACGAGAAGGACCGGCTGCTCCGTGCCGTCCTCGAGGCGGTGGGCGGCCGGGCCCGGGTCGTCGCCGGCACCGGCACCAACGACACGCACCACACGGTCGAGCTCTCGCGCGCGGCGGAGAAGGCCGGTGCCCACGGCTGCCTGGTCGTGACGCCGTACTACAACAAGCCTCCGCAGGCTGCCCTGGTCGCGCACTTCCGGGCGACCGCCGACGCGGTCGGCATCCCGGTGATCCTCTACGACATTCCGGGCCGCACCGGCACCCCGATCGAGTACGACTCGCTGGTCGCCCTCGCCGGCCACGAGCGGATCCTGGCGGTGAAGGACGCCAAGGGCGACCTCTTCGAGGGCTCGCGGGTGATGGCGGAGACGGGCCTCGCCTACTACTCCGGCGACGACCCGATGAACCTGGCCTGGCTGACCTACGGCGGCACCGGCGTCATCAGCGTCGTCGGCCACCTGTACGGCGACGACTACACCGCGATGGTAGCCGCCGTCGACCGCGGTGACCTGGCCGGCGCGCTGGAGATCCACCGCCGGCTGATCCCCGCGGTCCGGGCGATCATGGACAAGTCCTCGCAGGGGGCGATCCGGGCCAAGGCCGCGCTGCAGTCGGCCGGCCTGATCCCCGAGCGCACCGTACGACCGCCCCTGCTGCCCGCCGGCGACGACGACGTGACCCGGCTCGCGACGGCCCTGGCGGCCGTCCGGTCCGCTTCGTGA
- a CDS encoding ribonuclease J has product MSHPHPELGPPPELPEGGLRVVALGGLGEVGRNMTVFEYDGRLLVVDCGVLFPEDYQPGVDLILPDFDYIRDRLDRVEGIVLTHAHEDHIGGVPYLLRERADIPVVGSRLTLAMVEAKLQEHRIKPYTLEVREGQRERIGPFDCEFVAVNHSIPDALAVAIRSPAGLVLHTGDFKMDQLPLDGRITDLRAFARLGDEGVDLLLSDSTNAEVPGFTTPERDITPVLDRVFAEARKRVIVASFASHVHRVQQVLDAAVKHRRKVAFVGRSMVRNMGVARDLGYLEVPGGLVVDVKALDDLPDDQIVLVCTGSQGEPMSALSRIANRDHPIRIGEGDTVILASSLIPGNENPVYRVINGLSRWGAKVVHKANALVHVSGHASAGELLYVYNLVRPSNVMPVHGEWRHLRANADLAVLTGVPRDRTVLAEDGVVVDLVDGRASIVGTVPCGYVYVDGSSVGDVTDASLKDRRILRDEGFISVVVVVDSVTGKVSGGPEIHARGFAEDDSVFDDVRARIEDALERAGAEGIGDTRQLEQLVRRTVGRWVSDTYRRRPMIIPLVVEV; this is encoded by the coding sequence GTGAGCCACCCGCACCCCGAGCTCGGTCCCCCGCCGGAGCTCCCCGAGGGCGGGCTGCGCGTCGTCGCCCTCGGCGGCCTCGGCGAGGTCGGCCGCAACATGACCGTCTTCGAGTACGACGGCCGGCTGCTCGTCGTCGACTGCGGGGTGCTCTTCCCCGAGGACTACCAGCCCGGGGTGGACCTGATCCTGCCCGACTTCGACTACATCCGGGACCGGCTCGACCGGGTCGAGGGCATCGTGCTCACCCACGCCCACGAGGACCACATCGGCGGCGTGCCCTACCTGCTGCGGGAGCGCGCCGACATCCCGGTGGTCGGCTCCCGGCTGACCCTCGCCATGGTCGAGGCCAAGCTGCAGGAGCACCGGATCAAGCCCTACACGCTGGAGGTCCGCGAGGGGCAGCGGGAGCGGATCGGGCCCTTCGACTGCGAGTTCGTCGCGGTCAACCACTCGATCCCGGACGCTCTGGCGGTCGCGATCCGCAGCCCGGCCGGTCTGGTCCTGCACACCGGCGACTTCAAGATGGACCAGCTCCCGCTGGACGGCCGGATCACCGACCTGCGGGCCTTCGCCAGGCTCGGTGACGAGGGTGTCGACCTGCTGCTGTCGGACTCCACCAACGCTGAAGTCCCCGGCTTCACCACGCCGGAGCGCGACATCACCCCGGTCCTCGACCGGGTGTTCGCCGAGGCGCGCAAGCGGGTCATCGTCGCGTCGTTCGCCAGCCACGTGCACCGGGTCCAGCAGGTGCTCGACGCGGCCGTGAAGCACCGCCGAAAGGTCGCGTTCGTCGGACGGTCGATGGTCCGCAACATGGGCGTGGCCCGCGACCTGGGCTACCTGGAGGTGCCCGGCGGCCTGGTCGTCGACGTCAAGGCGCTCGACGACCTGCCCGACGACCAGATCGTCCTGGTGTGCACCGGGTCGCAGGGGGAGCCGATGTCGGCCCTGTCGCGCATCGCCAACCGCGATCACCCGATCCGCATCGGCGAGGGCGACACCGTGATCCTCGCGTCCTCGCTCATCCCGGGCAACGAGAACCCGGTCTACCGGGTCATCAACGGGCTGTCCCGGTGGGGCGCCAAGGTCGTGCACAAGGCGAACGCCCTGGTCCACGTGTCCGGGCACGCGTCCGCCGGCGAGCTGCTCTACGTCTACAACCTCGTCCGCCCGAGCAACGTGATGCCGGTCCACGGCGAGTGGCGGCACCTGCGCGCCAACGCCGATCTCGCCGTCCTCACCGGCGTGCCGCGTGACCGCACGGTCCTGGCCGAGGACGGGGTCGTCGTCGACCTGGTCGACGGCCGGGCGAGCATCGTCGGCACCGTGCCCTGCGGCTACGTCTACGTCGACGGGTCGAGCGTCGGCGACGTCACCGACGCCTCGCTCAAGGACCGCCGGATCCTGCGCGACGAGGGCTTCATCTCGGTCGTGGTCGTCGTCGACTCCGTCACCGGCAAGGTCTCCGGCGGTCCCGAGATCCACGCCAGGGGGTTCGCCGAGGACGACTCCGTCTTCGACGACGTACGGGCCAGGATCGAGGACGCTTTGGAGCGCGCTGGCGCCGAGGGCATCGGTGACACCCGCCAGCTCGAGCAGCTGGTGCGCCGGACGGTCGGCCGCTGGGTGAGCGACACCTACCGGCGCCGGCCAATGATCATCCCGCTCGTGGTCGAGGTCTGA
- a CDS encoding SpoIIE family protein phosphatase: protein MTLPPAEPSVAAARGMVAAALAGWAAEELTDDATLLVSELATNAVLHAGTDFEVAAQLLGDAVEVSVTDHHPTRTLPQPAVTVDEELEGGRGLFLTSSLAQMWGVDYTSTSKRVWFRLALPVGAVPAPRTRAPTVEDADLVAGVGTVRLDPHGVVSWADDAAAGLLGRPSGDELVGRRWLSLCEPDEVATVVAASASPRWQGSYPVLLPDGGTRRVQVRHVRTTTGPDGLPGTVVVLVDHRLRALLADVPGGSRPTGPASSALPAGPFALSPESLVRLELGALLQRTAGWARDALGGDGAYALLVSGDDDALEARALVGLPPPGPLVPDGAAHGVAARVARDLMPVVHDDLGDTYDADPDFRSGTEGWLRAAGVRSLVAVPVLAEGRSIGSIGVTSHQPSAFGSEAGATLQRAVDAVALAVQSARVTEIERRRHGWLGFLAEAGDLLAGTLDPEMALALVAQLVTPRLGPWSAVHLVDESGRSTLATVWHEDEERLADLRAYLDAVLPPEPPVRGSARWLPRPVAGLTAGAAAIAAAGGQVAPLVARGRTLGTLAVGQPESTREMHLLGDLAPRAALALDNALLYAERTAASRALQGSLLPPELPVLPGVDVGVVYEASGRGNEVGGDFYDVFALDPAGTVAGGRFAFAIGDVCGKGPEAAAVTGLARTALRLLGRRGDDIPQVLAELNDAVLAEGSRARFVTLVYGEATPRPDGSLDVRFASAGHPAPVVLRVDGTTTAVGRAGDLLGVFAKAETVVDTLRLGPGDTLVCFTDGVTERRDSSTTGRMLGEDGVLAVLAGASDLDATGVARRLGRAVADFAATAARDDVAVLALRAVRPRPRAG from the coding sequence GTGACGCTGCCCCCCGCGGAACCGTCCGTCGCGGCGGCGCGCGGGATGGTCGCGGCGGCCCTCGCGGGCTGGGCGGCGGAGGAGCTGACCGATGACGCGACCCTGCTCGTCAGCGAGCTCGCGACCAACGCGGTGCTGCACGCCGGGACCGACTTCGAGGTGGCGGCCCAGCTGCTCGGCGACGCCGTGGAGGTCTCGGTCACCGACCACCACCCGACACGGACGCTTCCACAACCGGCGGTGACGGTGGACGAGGAGCTGGAGGGCGGCCGTGGGCTCTTCCTGACCTCCTCGCTCGCGCAGATGTGGGGCGTGGACTACACCTCGACCAGCAAGCGGGTCTGGTTCCGGCTGGCGCTGCCCGTCGGCGCCGTGCCCGCGCCCCGCACGAGGGCGCCGACCGTCGAGGACGCGGACCTGGTGGCCGGCGTCGGGACGGTGCGTCTCGACCCGCACGGCGTCGTGTCCTGGGCCGACGACGCCGCCGCCGGCCTGCTCGGGCGGCCGTCCGGCGACGAGCTGGTAGGGCGGCGGTGGCTGTCGCTGTGCGAGCCCGACGAGGTGGCGACCGTCGTCGCCGCGTCGGCGTCCCCGCGGTGGCAGGGGTCCTACCCGGTGCTGCTTCCCGACGGCGGCACCCGGCGGGTCCAGGTCCGTCACGTGCGCACCACCACCGGCCCCGACGGGCTCCCGGGCACCGTCGTCGTGCTGGTCGACCACCGCCTGCGGGCGCTGCTGGCCGACGTCCCCGGCGGCTCGCGGCCCACCGGGCCGGCGTCGTCCGCGCTGCCCGCTGGCCCCTTCGCCCTGTCGCCCGAGTCACTGGTCCGGCTGGAGCTCGGCGCCCTGCTGCAGCGTACGGCGGGGTGGGCCCGCGACGCTCTCGGCGGCGACGGCGCCTACGCGCTGCTGGTGTCCGGTGACGACGACGCGCTCGAGGCCCGGGCGCTCGTCGGCCTGCCGCCGCCGGGCCCGTTGGTGCCCGACGGCGCGGCGCACGGCGTCGCGGCCCGGGTCGCCCGCGACCTGATGCCGGTGGTGCACGACGACCTCGGCGACACCTATGACGCCGACCCGGACTTCCGGTCCGGCACCGAAGGCTGGCTGCGCGCGGCCGGCGTGCGCTCGCTGGTCGCGGTACCGGTGCTCGCGGAAGGCCGTTCGATCGGGTCGATCGGCGTGACGTCGCACCAGCCCTCGGCGTTCGGCAGCGAGGCGGGCGCCACCCTGCAGCGGGCGGTCGACGCCGTGGCCCTGGCGGTTCAGAGCGCCCGGGTCACCGAGATCGAGCGACGGCGGCACGGCTGGCTGGGCTTCCTCGCGGAGGCCGGTGACCTGCTGGCCGGCACGCTCGACCCCGAGATGGCGCTGGCCCTCGTCGCCCAGCTGGTGACGCCCCGGCTCGGGCCCTGGTCGGCGGTGCACCTCGTCGACGAGTCGGGTCGGAGCACGCTCGCGACCGTCTGGCACGAGGACGAGGAGCGGCTGGCCGACCTGAGGGCATACCTCGACGCCGTGCTGCCACCCGAGCCCCCGGTCCGCGGCTCGGCGCGCTGGCTCCCGCGGCCGGTCGCCGGGCTGACGGCCGGGGCCGCCGCGATCGCCGCCGCCGGCGGGCAGGTCGCGCCGCTGGTGGCGCGCGGGCGCACGCTCGGCACGCTCGCCGTCGGCCAGCCCGAGTCCACCCGCGAGATGCACCTCCTCGGCGACCTGGCACCGCGGGCGGCGCTCGCGCTGGACAACGCGCTGCTCTATGCCGAGCGGACCGCGGCCAGCCGGGCCCTGCAGGGCAGCCTGCTGCCACCCGAGCTGCCGGTGCTGCCCGGCGTCGACGTGGGAGTCGTCTACGAGGCCTCGGGCCGGGGAAACGAGGTCGGCGGCGACTTCTACGACGTGTTCGCCCTGGACCCCGCCGGCACCGTGGCCGGCGGCCGGTTCGCCTTCGCCATCGGAGACGTCTGCGGCAAGGGGCCGGAGGCCGCGGCGGTCACCGGGCTGGCCCGGACCGCGCTGCGGCTGCTCGGCCGCCGCGGCGACGACATCCCCCAGGTGCTGGCCGAGCTCAACGACGCCGTCCTCGCCGAGGGCAGCCGGGCCCGCTTCGTGACGCTCGTCTACGGGGAGGCGACACCTCGGCCGGACGGCAGCCTCGACGTGCGGTTCGCGTCGGCCGGCCACCCGGCGCCGGTCGTGCTGCGGGTGGACGGCACGACGACCGCGGTGGGGCGGGCCGGCGACCTGCTCGGCGTCTTCGCGAAGGCCGAGACGGTGGTCGACACCCTCCGGCTCGGGCCGGGCGACACGCTGGTCTGCTTCACCGACGGGGTCACCGAGCGCCGCGACAGCTCCACGACCGGCCGGATGCTGGGCGAGGACGGGGTCCTGGCGGTGCTGGCCGGGGCTTCGGACCTCGATGCCACCGGGGTGGCCCGGCGGCTGGGCCGGGCGGTCGCGGACTTCGCGGCGACCGCAGCACGCGACGACGTGGCGGTGCTGGCCCTGCGCGCGGTCAGACCTCGACCACGAGCGGGATGA